DNA from Geobacter sulfurreducens PCA:
ACACGGCGGTGTTGGCCAAGACCTCTTCCCTGCTGAAGCCGGAGATGTCGAGGAACCGCTGGTTCACATCCAGGTACCGGCCATCCTCGATGGTGCTGATGGTGATCATGAGCGGGGCGTTGTTGAAGGCCGACGAGAATTTCTCGTCGCTCTCGCGGAGCGAGTCGTGGACTTGCTTGCGCTCGGCAATATCCCAGACGAGGTCCGCAAAACGGGAAACAACGGCGATGTCTTCCCGGGTGTAGTCGGTCTTCTTGTTACCGATGCCGAGGATTCCGGCAATCTTGTCATGGCGCATGATCGGCATGGTCAGCTGCCGGTTCACCGGGGCGTGCCCGAGGGGGAGACCCTTGCGGTGGGGCAGCGACGCATAGTCATTATGGATGACCGGCTGGCGCAGAGAGGCACAGTCGGTCCAGACGCCGGCCCGGCTGATGTCGTAATGCCTGTGGCTGCACTCGGCCGTACACAGTTCGGCCGTGCGCGAAGACCAGGCATGAAGGGTGATGGTGCGCTGATCCTCCTGCAGCAGATGGAAAAAACCGAGTTCGCTGCCGGTAAGCTCTTCGAGACGGTCGAGCGTCTCGGTCAGCAGTTCGTCCAGCGAGTGGGAAACGCTGTACTCGATGAGGTGCGTCCTGGCCAGCAGGAGCTGTGCCTCCTTTTTCTCCGCGGTGATGTCCCGCCAGATGCAGTGGTAGACGTTCTTTCCCTTGATGTGAGAATACTGGGCCCTGACCAGGATGGACCTCTGCTCGCCCTGCTTGGTGCGCTGCAGGGTTTCGAACTCGTCGTATCCGTCGCGCATAATTTTCTGAATGCGGTTCCTGGTTTGCTCCGGCGACTCGACGATGTCGATGTCGGATATCTTCAGGCGGCTGAACTCTTCCCGCGTATAGCCGAGCTGACGGCAAGCCTGGTCATTGAAGTCGATGAGGGTGGCGTTTTCGGGGTCGATGATGACGACGCCATAAGGGTTCTGCTCGAAAAGCGTGCGGTGGAGAAGCTCGCTTTCCCTGAGCCGGTCCTCCAGTTGCTTGCGTTCGCTGATGTCCGTGCAGGCTCCGCGGTAGCCGACCAGGGTTCCGTGCTCATCCAGTATCGGCAGGGCGTTGGTGCTCATCCAGATGGTCCTGCCGTCCACGGCCACAACGGGATGAACCACCTCTTCCACTATCGTTTTGCTCGCGAACATCTCCAAAAACGATGTCTTGAATCTCTCGCGCCCCTCTGTGGGGTGGATTTCGTAAAAACGCATCGCACCGACCAGTTCGTTCGGTAGATACCCGAACACCGACTCGACCACGGGGCTCACATAGGTGAACAGGCCGGTCACGTCGATTTCCCAGGTGATGGTGCGGCTCTGGGCGGCAAGCTGATTGTAGCGCGCTGCACTTTCCTCGAGTTCCTTTTCCAGCTGATACTTCTTGTGCCGTGCGGAGAGCAGGCCGCCGAGCAGCGCCGTGCACAGGGGGTAGATCAGGATGACGGGGAGGGCGAGAGACGCCATGGTCCTGGCAATGAGTTCCGTGGGCAGGAGCAGCATACACAGGATCATCCCCAGGTGGACCACCACGCCGAACAGGTACAGCTCGCCGAATGAGAATGCCTTTGCCTGCCGCAGCCGGTAGTGCCGCCACGCCAGGCCGCATGCGCCGGAAAGGACGATGGTGGTAATTCCCATTGCCGTCCCCCCGCCGCCGAGGGCAAGGCGGTAGGTAGCGGCGATGGCCATGGCGATTACCGTGGGAATGGTGCCGAAGAAGAGGCCGGTAAGCCCCAGTAGGATGGTGCGGGTGTCGAAAATAATGCCGGGACCGAATATGACCGGTGTCGCCATGAGAGCCACCGCAATGGCACCGGTGGTGACTCCCGAAACTATTCGGTTCATCAGGGGTGTCTGAATGTTCCGGCGGTAGGACAGGATGTCGTAAATCAGACCCAGCGACAGCAATAAGGCGGCATTGTTGACAAGCCCCAGGATGATGCGTTCATTCACCATTGCACCCGTGAATTGACCTCGCGATGCACTGCGGACACCCATACTACCACAGGTAAATCGCGGGCATACATAATTTTGTTAACGAGATGCGAATGCGTATACGAAAACCATGCCATGCATGGAATGTCTGGTTGGTAACGATTTAAGGATGTGGATACGCTGAAGGTAACAGTGACGACAGTGGCTGCCAGAAACACGAAGGGGGAGGCTTTCGCGCCTCCCCCTTCGTGTAGTGCTCAGGGAAGGGGAATCAGGGGGATGGTACCCAGGTCGGTTGCCTGTCCGGTCACCACGGAAACGGCTGAAGAGGAGTAGACCTGGAAGCCGTTGGTAGTGATGAATGCCTTGTACGTCACCGGCAGAGTGTTCGGCGGAACGAACGCCGCAAAGGGGGCCTGCCACGCGCCGCCAGTGTAGTTACTGAAGATCAAGCCAGCGGCAATGGGATCGTTGTCGTTGGTTGATCCGCGGCGTTTTACCGACACCGTTGCGCTTGACCAGGGCATGAATGTCGACATGACGTTTCCGGAAATGGATCCGAACTGGGTAAGGGGATCGGACAGGTGCACGACGCGAATCCCCGTCGGCTTCAGGTTGTAGTCGCCATTGCCCCTCGCAACGATGGCGGTATTGGGGTCGAAGTCTATCATGACCGCATTGATGACCCCGGCCCTGACTTCTACCGGGCCAAGAACCTTAACCCCGGATTGCTGGCCGCTGGGAGTCGTCAGGGGGATCTGCGTGACGGGATCAGCCTTCAGGGTCAGGTAGTTTGCCGGTGCCGGGTCGAGAACAAGCCGGATCTGGCTGTAGGCTCCCGCAGGGAGAACCGCCTCGCCCAGCGCTTCCTGCACGAACTGCAATTGCATCACGTCGATGACCCTGGATGGGGTGAATCGGGCGATCACCGGCAGGCCGGGGTCGTTGTCGGGCGCATTCTCCCTGCCCGCCGGCACGACACGTATTTCCCTGATGCTGATGATGACCTTGTCGAACGAATCGCTCTGTTTGTCGGTAATGGAAAGTTTCAGGGTTCCCGTTGACGCCGCAGTGCTTGCCGATCCGCCATCCCCTCCGCCGCCGCATCCGTGCATCAGCATCAGTGCCGCAAGCGCGGCGGCAAGAATCCCCAGTACTCCCATAGCTGACTTTTTCGCGCGTACCATTGTCCACTCCTTTCCCCGTTTCGTCTGGACATCCACGCAAAAAAAAACGGGATGCCGAATTTGTGGTGATAGTTCGGCATCCCGGCTGTCTCGGTGAGACCCTGTGGGCTTTCCGCCCCATCCTCGCGGATGGTTTAGTAGTATCGTGTATCACGCTCAGTTGTGAAGAAAGTCTAACCAGTGATATCTCGATGTCAAACTGCGGCTTCACTGGACGGTGGCAGCCGGAGGGGATGGCATTTGCAGGGAATGACGATAGACTTGATTGGAATGGCTAACTTCAAGGAGGAATGGCATGGACACCATGGGACAGTATCAGCAGCTGGTTGTCACGTATGCAACGGTAATCGGGACAAAGATCATCGCCGCCATTTTGTTCTGGGTTGTCGGCCGCTGGCTGATCCACCTGGTGCAGCGGATGCTTCATCAGGTTCTGGAGAAGCAGAAAGTCGATCCCAGTCTGATGCGGTATCTGGGCAACTTCCTCGGAGTGGCTCTGAACATCGTGCTGGTGGTGGCGATACTCGGCTACTTCGGGGTGCAGACCACCACCTTCGCCGCATTGGTGGCCGGCGTCGGCATTGCCATTGGCGCTGCCTGGGGTGGGCTCCTTTCCAACCTGGCGGCCGGGGCGTTCCTTCTGGTGTTGCGCCCCTTCAAGGTGGGGGATTTCGTCACCGCCGGAGGCATCACCGGCACCGTAAACGAGATAGGCCTCTTCGTGACCGCCATCAATACCCCTGACAATGTCATGACCATGGTGGGCAACGCCAAAATCTTCAACGATACGATCCAGAACTTTACCATCAATGACTATCGCCGAGTGGAACTGAAGTGCCAGCTGGCCGGAAGCGCCGATCACGTGGCAGCGATGGCGCTGCTGCGCGAGAAGCTCGCGACGGTGCCGAATGTGCTGACAACGCCTGCGGTCGATGTGGAGATCCTCGACTTCACCCTGGTGGGTCCGGTGCTCGCCGTGCGCCCTTACTGTCACAACGACCATTACTGGCAAGTCTATTTCGACGGCAACCGGACGATACGCGAAGCCCTCGCCGCGGCGGGATTCCCTGCTCCCATGCCGGCCCAGGTGGTGCTGGTCCAGAGTCCGCAGGGGGGATGACCGGTCATGGTGCCTG
Protein-coding regions in this window:
- a CDS encoding mechanosensitive ion channel family protein, translated to MDTMGQYQQLVVTYATVIGTKIIAAILFWVVGRWLIHLVQRMLHQVLEKQKVDPSLMRYLGNFLGVALNIVLVVAILGYFGVQTTTFAALVAGVGIAIGAAWGGLLSNLAAGAFLLVLRPFKVGDFVTAGGITGTVNEIGLFVTAINTPDNVMTMVGNAKIFNDTIQNFTINDYRRVELKCQLAGSADHVAAMALLREKLATVPNVLTTPAVDVEILDFTLVGPVLAVRPYCHNDHYWQVYFDGNRTIREALAAAGFPAPMPAQVVLVQSPQGG
- a CDS encoding PAS domain S-box protein, whose product is MVNERIILGLVNNAALLLSLGLIYDILSYRRNIQTPLMNRIVSGVTTGAIAVALMATPVIFGPGIIFDTRTILLGLTGLFFGTIPTVIAMAIAATYRLALGGGGTAMGITTIVLSGACGLAWRHYRLRQAKAFSFGELYLFGVVVHLGMILCMLLLPTELIARTMASLALPVILIYPLCTALLGGLLSARHKKYQLEKELEESAARYNQLAAQSRTITWEIDVTGLFTYVSPVVESVFGYLPNELVGAMRFYEIHPTEGRERFKTSFLEMFASKTIVEEVVHPVVAVDGRTIWMSTNALPILDEHGTLVGYRGACTDISERKQLEDRLRESELLHRTLFEQNPYGVVIIDPENATLIDFNDQACRQLGYTREEFSRLKISDIDIVESPEQTRNRIQKIMRDGYDEFETLQRTKQGEQRSILVRAQYSHIKGKNVYHCIWRDITAEKKEAQLLLARTHLIEYSVSHSLDELLTETLDRLEELTGSELGFFHLLQEDQRTITLHAWSSRTAELCTAECSHRHYDISRAGVWTDCASLRQPVIHNDYASLPHRKGLPLGHAPVNRQLTMPIMRHDKIAGILGIGNKKTDYTREDIAVVSRFADLVWDIAERKQVHDSLRESDEKFSSAFNNAPLMITISTIEDGRYLDVNQRFLDISGFSREEVLANTAVSLGWLGASDRTRLKEMMLKNGSIQDLELETRSKSGAKVLCKYWGTIIPVAGRKRLLSIALDITEHRRMEQQLFQAQKMDSIGRLAGGVAHDFNNMLSIIIGRTELALMQTDRDNPLYHNLEEIQGAAKRSAEITKQLLTFSRKQTIVPKVLDLNDTITSMLKMLRRLLGENIKLGWNPGYNLRRVKIDPSQLDQILVNLCVNARDAIAGTGEINIQTSNGTFGEASGTDDIPPGDYVLLEVSDTGCGIGPELLEHIFEPFFTTKELGHGTGLGLATVYGIVQQCGGQIRVSSLPGNGSTFRIYFPAASAPTDAPIPAAPEIIGGTETILFVEDEAAIMHMGAAMLEKLGYKVLPVNSPEEALQSAVTHAGSINLLITDVIMPGMNGHDLAVQLRAANPDIKILFMSGYTSDILSNRSELGQDLHFLQKPFTITTLDGKIREALQG
- a CDS encoding DUF4382 domain-containing protein, translated to MVRAKKSAMGVLGILAAALAALMLMHGCGGGGDGGSASTAASTGTLKLSITDKQSDSFDKVIISIREIRVVPAGRENAPDNDPGLPVIARFTPSRVIDVMQLQFVQEALGEAVLPAGAYSQIRLVLDPAPANYLTLKADPVTQIPLTTPSGQQSGVKVLGPVEVRAGVINAVMIDFDPNTAIVARGNGDYNLKPTGIRVVHLSDPLTQFGSISGNVMSTFMPWSSATVSVKRRGSTNDNDPIAAGLIFSNYTGGAWQAPFAAFVPPNTLPVTYKAFITTNGFQVYSSSAVSVVTGQATDLGTIPLIPLP